The following are encoded in a window of Mycobacterium sp. ELW1 genomic DNA:
- a CDS encoding MMPL family transporter, with product MIDLQTPPKKNPLIPRFVRAFSVPIVLLWLGLVVVLSVAVPSLEQVSQEHTVSLAPEDAPSMKAMKKVGKDFQEFDSNSSAMVLLESDQQLGPEAHHYYDGLMQKLRADTKHVEHIQDFWGDPLTAAGSQSADGKAAYVQLYLAGNQGEALANESIDAVTKIVNDNPPPAGMKVYVTGPTALSHDQHNAGDSAVKLIEAITIGVIFVMLLLVYRSITTVILVLVMVFTELTAARGVIAFLGHYELIGLSTFAVNLLATLAIAAATDYAIFLIGRYHEARLAGDDRETAFYSMYHGTSHVILGSGLTIAGATFCLHFTRLPYFQSLGFPLAIGMLVVVIAALTLGAAVISIGGRFGLFEPKRKMNTRTWRRVGAAVVRWPGPILVASIALSLIGLLALPSYKTNYNDRYYLPGSIPANQGYAAADRHFPQARMNPELLLLETDHDVRNPADMLVVDRIAKTVFHIPGIGRVQTITRPLGTPIEHTSIPFIISMQGTNQTMNMSYLQDRMKDMLKMGDELQVTIDTMERMLALTKEMVGITHSMVGKTKQMVADTNEIRDNISDFDDFFRPIRSYLYWEPHCFDIPICWSMRSIFDSLDGIDTLSDDLGALVVDMDRLDVLMPKMLEVMPPMIATMKTMKTTMLTMQSTMGGLQDQMDAMQQNATALGQAYDASKNDDSFYLPPEVFDNPEFKRGLKMFVSPDGKAVRFIISHEGDPATPEGISHIDKIKNAAFEAIKGTPLEGSRVYLGGTASVYKDMQHGANYDLMIAGIAALCLIFIIMLVITRSVVAAAVIVGTVVLSLGASFGLSVLLWQHILGQPLHWLVIAMAVIILLAVGSDYNLLLVARFKEEIHAGLNTGIIRAMGGSGSVVTSAGLVFAFTMASMAVSPLRVGGQVGTTIALGLLFDTLVIRSFMTPSIAALLGRWFWWPQRVRQRPLPEAWPTPQEAADRRPADASANAPGGPT from the coding sequence ATGATCGACCTGCAGACCCCGCCCAAGAAGAATCCGTTGATCCCCCGGTTCGTCCGGGCGTTCTCGGTGCCGATCGTCCTGCTCTGGCTGGGTCTGGTCGTCGTGCTCAGTGTCGCGGTTCCGTCGCTGGAACAGGTGAGCCAGGAGCACACGGTCTCGTTGGCACCCGAGGACGCGCCGTCGATGAAGGCGATGAAGAAGGTCGGCAAGGACTTTCAGGAGTTCGACTCCAACAGCAGCGCGATGGTGCTGCTGGAAAGCGATCAGCAGCTGGGCCCCGAGGCGCACCACTACTACGACGGCTTGATGCAGAAGCTGCGCGCCGATACCAAGCACGTCGAGCACATCCAGGACTTCTGGGGCGACCCGCTGACCGCCGCCGGCTCCCAGAGCGCGGACGGCAAGGCCGCCTACGTCCAGCTGTACCTTGCCGGCAACCAGGGCGAGGCCCTGGCCAACGAATCGATCGACGCGGTCACCAAGATCGTCAACGACAATCCCCCGCCGGCCGGAATGAAGGTCTACGTCACCGGCCCGACCGCGCTGAGCCACGACCAGCACAACGCGGGCGACTCCGCGGTCAAGCTGATCGAAGCCATCACCATCGGCGTGATCTTCGTGATGTTGCTCCTGGTCTACCGGTCCATCACGACGGTGATCCTCGTGCTCGTCATGGTGTTCACCGAGCTCACCGCGGCACGAGGGGTCATCGCCTTCCTCGGCCACTACGAACTCATCGGCCTGTCGACGTTCGCGGTGAACCTGCTCGCCACCTTGGCCATCGCCGCCGCGACCGACTACGCGATATTCCTGATCGGCCGCTATCACGAGGCGAGGCTGGCCGGTGACGACCGCGAGACGGCCTTCTACTCGATGTATCACGGCACGTCCCACGTGATCCTGGGCTCGGGCCTGACCATCGCCGGCGCGACGTTCTGTCTGCACTTCACCCGGCTGCCGTACTTCCAATCGCTGGGCTTCCCGCTGGCCATCGGCATGCTCGTCGTGGTCATCGCGGCACTGACCCTCGGCGCGGCCGTCATCTCGATCGGCGGCCGGTTCGGCCTGTTCGAACCCAAGCGGAAGATGAACACCCGCACCTGGCGACGAGTCGGCGCCGCGGTGGTCCGCTGGCCCGGACCGATCCTGGTCGCCTCGATCGCGCTGTCCTTGATCGGCCTGCTCGCGCTCCCGTCGTACAAGACCAACTACAACGACCGCTATTACCTGCCCGGCAGCATCCCGGCCAACCAGGGTTACGCGGCCGCCGACCGGCACTTCCCGCAAGCCCGGATGAATCCCGAACTCCTGCTGCTCGAAACCGACCACGACGTGCGCAACCCGGCCGACATGCTCGTCGTCGACCGAATCGCCAAGACGGTCTTCCACATTCCGGGCATCGGTCGGGTGCAAACGATCACGCGCCCGCTCGGCACCCCGATCGAGCACACCTCGATCCCCTTCATCATCAGCATGCAGGGCACCAACCAGACGATGAACATGTCCTATCTGCAGGACCGCATGAAGGACATGCTGAAGATGGGTGACGAGCTGCAGGTCACCATCGACACCATGGAGCGCATGCTGGCGCTGACCAAAGAGATGGTCGGAATCACCCACAGCATGGTGGGCAAGACCAAGCAGATGGTGGCCGACACCAACGAGATCCGGGACAACATCTCAGATTTCGACGACTTCTTCCGGCCGATCCGCAGCTACCTCTATTGGGAACCACATTGCTTCGACATCCCGATCTGCTGGTCGATGCGGTCGATCTTCGACTCGCTCGACGGAATCGACACGCTCAGTGACGATCTCGGGGCACTGGTGGTCGACATGGACAGACTCGACGTCCTGATGCCCAAGATGCTCGAGGTCATGCCGCCGATGATCGCGACCATGAAGACCATGAAGACCACCATGCTGACGATGCAGTCCACGATGGGTGGTCTGCAGGATCAGATGGACGCCATGCAGCAGAACGCCACGGCACTGGGGCAGGCCTACGACGCGTCGAAGAACGACGACTCGTTCTATCTGCCGCCCGAGGTGTTCGACAACCCGGAATTCAAGCGCGGCCTGAAGATGTTCGTCTCGCCGGACGGAAAAGCGGTGCGGTTCATCATCTCCCACGAAGGAGATCCCGCAACGCCGGAAGGCATCTCGCACATCGACAAGATCAAGAACGCCGCGTTCGAGGCGATCAAGGGCACCCCGCTGGAGGGCTCGAGGGTCTATCTCGGCGGTACGGCCTCGGTCTACAAGGACATGCAGCACGGCGCCAACTACGACCTGATGATCGCCGGTATCGCGGCGCTGTGTCTGATCTTCATCATCATGCTGGTGATCACCCGAAGCGTCGTGGCGGCGGCGGTGATCGTCGGCACGGTGGTGCTGTCGCTCGGAGCGTCGTTCGGGCTGTCAGTCCTACTGTGGCAACACATTCTGGGTCAACCGTTGCACTGGCTCGTCATCGCGATGGCGGTGATCATCCTGTTGGCGGTGGGATCGGACTACAACCTGCTACTGGTCGCCCGGTTCAAGGAGGAGATCCACGCCGGGCTCAACACCGGCATCATCCGGGCCATGGGCGGCAGCGGATCGGTGGTGACGTCGGCCGGTCTGGTCTTCGCCTTCACCATGGCCTCGATGGCGGTCAGTCCGCTTCGGGTCGGCGGCCAGGTGGGAACGACGATCGCCCTGGGCCTATTGTTCGACACCCTGGTGATTCGCTCGTTCATGACGCCGTCGATCGCGGCCCTGCTGGGCCGGTGGTTCTGGTGGCCGCAGCGGGTGCGTCAGCGCCCGCTTCCGGAAGCGTGGCCGACGCCTCAGGAGGCGGCGGACCGGCGGCCGGCGGACGCGAGCGCGAACGCGCCCGGCGGCCCGACATGA
- a CDS encoding MmpS family protein has product MVKALRRAWIPLLIVVVVAIAAFGVFRLHGVFGKTELTRPGSGLANDTKPFNPKQVTYQIFGPEGAVATINYLDLDAQPQIARDITLPWSLTLTTTAPAASANIVAQGDTDTIGCRILVDGVLKDEKTSTGVNAQTFCLVKSA; this is encoded by the coding sequence ATGGTCAAGGCACTGAGGCGGGCGTGGATTCCGCTGCTCATCGTGGTTGTGGTGGCCATCGCCGCATTCGGCGTTTTCCGTCTGCACGGCGTCTTCGGAAAGACCGAGCTCACCCGTCCCGGCAGCGGCCTGGCCAACGACACCAAGCCGTTCAACCCCAAGCAAGTGACCTATCAGATCTTTGGCCCCGAAGGCGCTGTGGCAACCATCAACTATCTGGACCTGGACGCACAACCACAGATCGCCCGTGACATCACGCTGCCCTGGTCGCTGACGCTCACCACGACCGCCCCGGCCGCCAGCGCCAACATCGTCGCCCAGGGCGACACCGACACCATCGGGTGCCGCATCCTCGTCGACGGCGTGCTCAAGGACGAGAAGACCTCGACCGGCGTCAACGCCCAGACGTTCTGCCTGGTGAAGTCCGCATGA
- a CDS encoding DUF732 domain-containing protein has translation MNVTRLAMAAVAAVAAPIVLAAPSHADPDTDFANQLHTFGIYGPRDYNAWIGKITCKRLATGLDKDAYASAKFLVTNLPLGTNQGQALQFLGAAIGTYCPDQVGVLQRASAG, from the coding sequence ATGAACGTTACGAGGCTTGCCATGGCCGCTGTTGCGGCCGTCGCGGCGCCGATCGTGCTGGCCGCGCCGTCGCACGCCGACCCCGACACCGATTTCGCCAATCAGTTGCACACCTTCGGGATCTACGGGCCTCGTGACTACAACGCGTGGATCGGCAAGATCACCTGCAAGCGTCTGGCCACCGGCCTGGACAAGGATGCCTACGCCTCGGCGAAGTTCCTGGTGACCAACCTGCCGCTGGGCACCAACCAGGGCCAGGCTCTGCAGTTCCTCGGCGCTGCGATCGGCACCTACTGCCCGGACCAGGTCGGCGTCCTGCAGAGGGCTTCCGCAGGCTAG
- a CDS encoding SRPBCC family protein, with the protein MAGPVDRVVAQDVPGAPDAVRAHYVDLNNIKDVHPLVVSVETLSHTATDDGGYVQVYRVRDRIPLGIVTLPITYTARLEVPTSGPVRTEARQFPAVRLDSVVSFDPIPTGTRLTERIRFTAPWPLLGVTVRQAVDAHEEMLAGIRRHFEQRV; encoded by the coding sequence ATGGCAGGCCCCGTCGACCGGGTAGTCGCACAGGACGTGCCCGGCGCACCCGACGCGGTGCGCGCCCACTATGTCGATCTGAACAACATCAAGGACGTGCACCCGCTGGTGGTGTCGGTCGAGACGCTGTCGCACACCGCCACCGACGACGGCGGCTACGTCCAGGTCTATCGGGTCCGTGACCGCATCCCGCTGGGCATTGTGACCCTTCCCATCACCTATACGGCGCGACTCGAGGTGCCGACGTCCGGTCCGGTCCGCACCGAGGCCCGTCAGTTCCCGGCCGTTCGGCTGGACTCGGTGGTGTCCTTCGACCCGATCCCCACCGGAACCCGGCTGACCGAACGGATCCGGTTCACCGCGCCCTGGCCGCTGCTCGGTGTCACCGTGCGGCAGGCGGTCGACGCCCACGAGGAGATGCTGGCCGGTATTCGCCGGCACTTCGAGCAGAGGGTCTAG